A genomic segment from uncultured Desulfuromonas sp. encodes:
- a CDS encoding response regulator transcription factor: MNKKILIVEDEEDILALVHYNLSRDGFQVTTATTGEEGVEQARKEHPDLMILDLMLPGMDGLEVCEALKKDRELRDIPVIMLTAKGEESDIVKGLEMGAADYVTKPFSPKVLLARVKAVLRRYEQGDETEHVPTDAVIERHGLVIHPGRNEVLVDGRSVDLTYTEFRVLHFLASRPGWVFTRYQIVNAVRGEDYSVTDRAVDVQIVGLRRKLGNFGHCIETVRGVGYRFKD, from the coding sequence ATGAATAAAAAAATTCTGATTGTAGAAGACGAAGAAGACATTCTTGCCCTGGTTCATTACAACCTGAGTCGTGACGGTTTTCAGGTGACAACGGCAACCACTGGTGAAGAAGGCGTTGAACAGGCTCGCAAAGAACATCCGGATCTCATGATTCTCGATCTGATGCTGCCGGGCATGGATGGTCTTGAGGTGTGCGAAGCGCTGAAGAAGGATCGCGAATTGCGGGATATTCCGGTCATTATGCTGACCGCCAAGGGTGAAGAGTCCGACATTGTCAAGGGGCTTGAAATGGGGGCCGCAGACTATGTGACCAAGCCGTTCAGCCCTAAAGTCTTGTTGGCTCGCGTCAAAGCGGTTCTGCGCCGTTATGAACAAGGTGATGAAACCGAACATGTGCCCACCGATGCGGTGATCGAACGCCACGGACTGGTAATTCATCCCGGACGGAACGAAGTGCTGGTCGATGGTCGTAGCGTTGATCTGACCTATACCGAGTTCCGGGTGTTGCATTTTCTCGCCAGCCGTCCGGGCTGGGTGTTTACCCGCTACCAGATTGTCAACGCCGTGCGCGGTGAAGATTATTCGGTCACGGACCGCGCTGTGGATGTGCAGATTGTTGGCCTACGGCGCAAACTCGGTAATTTCGGCCACTGCATTGAGACCGTTCGTGGTGTCGGCTACCGCTTCAAGGATTAA
- a CDS encoding NAD(P)-dependent oxidoreductase translates to MANYGFIGSGLMGNPMAMNLIKAGHQLTVYNRNASKCKNLVEAGARQVSTPLEVIAAADVTFCMVADPDAAMAVCFSPHGVIQGVGPGKGYVDMSTVDPQTAEKIGISIQARGGEYLEAPVSGTVQPARDGELVIMAAGDESLLQQAQPGFDAMGKKTVFLGEIGAASSMKLTINMMMGSMISALSEGLTLAKASGLNGEDLLDVLGAGALACPMFKGKGTAMLANNFTANFPLKHLQKDLRLAVQLGDFHRVPLANAAASNEMAKRGCQMGFADEDMSALVKILQPPEAD, encoded by the coding sequence ATGGCAAATTACGGATTTATCGGCAGTGGTCTGATGGGTAACCCCATGGCCATGAACTTGATCAAGGCAGGTCATCAACTGACGGTCTACAACCGCAACGCATCAAAATGCAAAAACCTGGTCGAGGCGGGTGCCCGCCAGGTGAGTACGCCACTGGAAGTCATTGCAGCGGCAGATGTGACTTTCTGCATGGTGGCGGATCCTGACGCGGCGATGGCCGTGTGTTTTTCGCCGCACGGCGTTATTCAGGGGGTTGGGCCGGGGAAAGGCTATGTCGATATGTCAACGGTCGATCCACAAACAGCAGAGAAAATTGGCATCTCCATTCAGGCCCGCGGTGGAGAATATCTTGAAGCACCGGTGTCCGGCACGGTACAACCGGCTCGTGATGGCGAATTGGTCATTATGGCTGCAGGTGATGAATCGCTTTTGCAACAAGCCCAACCCGGTTTTGACGCCATGGGCAAGAAGACGGTGTTTCTCGGTGAGATCGGTGCGGCGTCAAGCATGAAGCTGACGATTAACATGATGATGGGCAGCATGATCTCCGCCTTAAGTGAAGGGCTGACCCTGGCAAAGGCCAGTGGACTCAACGGCGAAGATCTGCTCGATGTGCTTGGTGCCGGTGCCTTGGCGTGTCCCATGTTCAAAGGGAAAGGGACCGCTATGCTGGCAAATAATTTTACGGCTAATTTCCCCCTCAAGCATCTGCAAAAGGATTTGCGCCTCGCTGTACAATTGGGCGATTTTCATCGCGTACCGTTGGCCAATGCGGCAGCCAGTAATGAGATGGCAAAGCGTGGTTGCCAGATGGGTTTTGCCGATGAAGATATGAGTGCCTTGGTGAAGATTCTTCAGCCACCCGAAGCCGATTAA
- the uvrB gene encoding excinuclease ABC subunit UvrB: MAKFSLKSTYAPAGDQPKAIEELVEGLEDGAQHQVLLGVTGSGKTFTMANVIERVQRPTLVLAHNKTLAAQLYGEFRELFPNNAVEYFVSYYDYYQPEAYVASTDTFIEKDSSINEEIDKLRHSATRSLLTRRDVLIVASVSCIYGLGSPEAYFGMLVGLEVGMELERNTLLKKLVEIQYQRNDADFHRGTFRVRGDSVEIFPAYEEDLALRIEFFGDEIDTISEIDPLRGTVIDKLTKTSIFPASHYVATRPTLERAIKQIQDELQQRIVYFRDRNQLIEAQRIEQRTMFDIEVMEEMGYCQGIENYSRYMDGRGEGEPPATLFDYFPDDALLFIDESHVSVSQVGAMYRGDRSRKENLVAYGFRLPSALDNRPMKFEEFEAKHLQTVYVSATPADYELEKAQGVVVEQIVRPTGLVDPPIEIRPAQQQVDDLVDQIRTTIPTGARILVTTLTKRMAEDLTDYLEEIGIRVRYLHSDIDTVERMEIIRSLRQGDFDVLIGINLLREGLDIPEVGLVAILDADKEGFLRSERSLIQTCGRAARNVDGRVIMYADRVTRSMQACLDETQRRREQQLAFNAEHGIVPRSVSKSMRTILEDLKGVSAEVAQVAEELAEWHSPAELRKQIKAVREEMLAEAAELNFERAAELRDQLLKLEKQELGLS, encoded by the coding sequence ATGGCAAAATTCAGCTTAAAATCTACCTACGCGCCGGCCGGGGATCAGCCCAAAGCGATTGAGGAACTGGTGGAAGGCCTTGAAGATGGCGCGCAACATCAGGTACTGCTCGGCGTCACCGGAAGTGGTAAAACCTTTACCATGGCCAATGTCATTGAGCGGGTGCAGCGCCCAACTTTGGTGCTGGCGCACAATAAAACATTGGCTGCCCAGTTGTACGGCGAGTTTCGTGAGTTGTTTCCCAATAACGCCGTCGAATATTTCGTTTCCTATTACGATTACTATCAGCCGGAAGCCTATGTCGCCAGCACCGACACCTTTATTGAGAAGGATTCCTCCATCAATGAAGAGATTGATAAGCTGAGGCATAGTGCTACGCGTAGCCTGCTGACCCGGCGAGATGTGCTGATTGTCGCTTCAGTGTCGTGCATCTATGGCCTTGGTTCTCCGGAAGCTTACTTCGGCATGTTGGTCGGCCTGGAAGTGGGCATGGAGCTGGAACGCAACACGCTGTTGAAGAAACTGGTTGAGATCCAGTACCAACGTAATGATGCCGACTTTCACCGTGGCACCTTCCGGGTGCGTGGCGACAGTGTCGAGATTTTTCCTGCCTATGAGGAGGACTTAGCGCTGCGCATTGAGTTTTTTGGCGATGAGATTGACACCATCAGCGAGATCGATCCGCTGCGCGGCACGGTCATCGATAAGCTGACCAAAACCAGCATCTTCCCGGCTAGTCACTATGTGGCGACGCGTCCGACCCTGGAGCGGGCCATCAAACAGATTCAGGATGAACTGCAACAGCGCATTGTTTACTTCCGGGATCGCAACCAGCTGATTGAAGCCCAGCGTATTGAACAGCGCACCATGTTCGATATTGAGGTCATGGAGGAGATGGGCTATTGCCAGGGCATCGAGAACTATTCTCGCTATATGGATGGCCGAGGCGAAGGGGAACCTCCAGCGACCCTGTTCGATTACTTTCCTGACGATGCATTACTATTTATCGACGAAAGTCATGTCAGTGTCTCGCAGGTCGGGGCCATGTATCGCGGTGATCGCTCACGTAAGGAAAACCTGGTCGCCTATGGCTTTCGACTGCCTTCAGCGCTCGATAACCGGCCCATGAAATTCGAGGAATTTGAGGCGAAACATCTGCAGACTGTCTACGTGTCGGCGACACCGGCAGATTATGAACTGGAAAAAGCACAGGGCGTTGTGGTCGAGCAGATCGTTCGCCCTACCGGTTTGGTTGATCCACCCATTGAGATCCGTCCGGCACAGCAGCAGGTCGATGATCTGGTCGATCAGATCCGCACCACCATTCCCACTGGGGCGCGCATTCTGGTCACTACGTTGACAAAGCGCATGGCCGAGGATTTAACTGATTATCTGGAAGAGATCGGTATTCGCGTGCGTTATTTGCATTCCGATATCGACACGGTCGAGCGGATGGAGATCATCCGCAGTTTGCGCCAAGGCGACTTTGATGTGCTGATTGGTATTAACCTGCTACGGGAAGGTCTGGATATTCCAGAAGTCGGGCTGGTGGCGATTCTCGATGCCGACAAGGAAGGCTTTCTGCGTAGCGAGCGATCTTTGATTCAGACCTGCGGCCGTGCGGCACGTAATGTGGATGGCAGGGTGATCATGTATGCCGATCGGGTGACCCGCTCCATGCAGGCCTGCCTTGACGAAACGCAGCGCCGACGCGAACAGCAACTGGCCTTCAATGCTGAACACGGCATCGTACCCAGGTCGGTATCGAAATCAATGCGCACCATTCTTGAAGATCTCAAAGGGGTCAGCGCAGAAGTGGCGCAAGTGGCCGAGGAACTGGCGGAATGGCATAGCCCTGCAGAATTGCGCAAACAAATCAAGGCGGTACGCGAAGAGATGTTGGCCGAAGCGGCCGAGCTTAATTTTGAGCGGGCGGCAGAATTGCGCGATCAGCTGTTGAAACTGGAAAAACAGGAATTGGGACTCTCCTAA
- a CDS encoding putative metalloprotease CJM1_0395 family protein, protein MAVSITTTDPQALQVAAYMTSARQGNMAAQVSNYGESTTAPADSETSPLRVVDSVQLSAQGRQASMAGQQQNGTAAPVSDPGATQASGEDGSSVAEEQSEPVKEMNEGQETAESGESEQGRESSSPQLTEDEQQQVQDLAQRDREVQVHEAAHAAVGGTYTGSPSLTYETGPDGKRYAVSGEVNVDMSAIPGDPQATMEKADVIRAAALAPAQPSSQDRNVAAQASRMRAQAQAELMSEQSAQGSAMVERAATVSSMTPSSSMDSDDQGQTLSSQFGGAVA, encoded by the coding sequence ATGGCCGTATCGATTACCACAACAGATCCCCAAGCCCTTCAGGTTGCTGCTTACATGACATCGGCCCGGCAGGGAAACATGGCCGCTCAAGTCAGCAACTACGGTGAAAGTACAACAGCGCCTGCTGATTCTGAGACGTCACCCCTCAGGGTTGTCGATTCCGTACAACTGAGTGCGCAAGGGCGTCAAGCCTCCATGGCTGGCCAGCAGCAAAACGGCACGGCCGCTCCTGTTAGCGACCCTGGCGCAACTCAGGCCAGCGGTGAAGATGGTTCTTCCGTCGCTGAAGAGCAGAGCGAGCCGGTTAAAGAGATGAATGAAGGACAGGAAACGGCTGAATCTGGAGAATCGGAACAGGGCCGTGAATCCTCATCTCCGCAACTGACCGAGGATGAGCAACAGCAGGTCCAGGACTTGGCGCAGAGAGATCGCGAGGTCCAGGTGCATGAAGCGGCTCATGCTGCGGTTGGCGGTACTTATACCGGGTCCCCGTCTCTGACCTATGAAACCGGGCCGGATGGAAAGCGCTATGCGGTTTCCGGTGAGGTTAACGTCGACATGAGTGCCATCCCAGGTGATCCTCAGGCGACTATGGAAAAAGCGGATGTCATTCGCGCTGCTGCTCTGGCTCCAGCTCAGCCGTCTTCTCAGGATCGTAACGTCGCCGCCCAGGCCAGCCGTATGCGTGCTCAGGCCCAGGCCGAGTTGATGTCCGAACAATCAGCACAGGGGAGTGCCATGGTTGAACGTGCGGCAACCGTTTCCAGCATGACACCCAGTTCCTCGATGGATAGTGACGATCAAGGGCAGACGCTTTCCAGTCAATTTGGTGGCGCCGTCGCCTGA
- the cysS gene encoding cysteine--tRNA ligase, giving the protein MSLRVYNTLSGQKELFEPRVPGKVGMYVCGVTVYDYCHIGHARANIVFDIVYRYLKYSGYDVTYVRNYTDVDDKIINRANERGITSQQLSEEFIQAFDEDMARLGLDLPTVQPKATEHIDHIIALVERLIANGKAYPSDGDVYFAVESFNDYLKLSKRNLDEMQAGARIAPGEKKRNPMDFALWKAAKPGEPFWESPWGKGRPGWHIECSAMGMEYLGESFDIHGGGKDLVFPHHENEIAQSEAATGQPFVKYWLHNGFVNVNQEKMSKSLGNFFTIRDILKTYDPEVVRFFILSAHYRSPIDFSDQNLKEARLGLSRFYEGLQAAAEVLAVCPPSEVEATDGAELAAKFREAMDDDFNTAQAIGYLFEGIRTMNRLMATKKFSKKADLVASVRSLYDTFLELGKVLGMFGSEPKEWLNQQRMAALADLNITVEEIEALIADRLQARQDKDFARSDAIRDELADKGILLLDGAGGTDWKIK; this is encoded by the coding sequence ATGAGTTTACGCGTTTACAATACCCTTAGTGGCCAGAAAGAACTGTTTGAACCCCGTGTGCCCGGCAAGGTCGGCATGTATGTGTGCGGTGTTACCGTGTACGACTACTGCCATATCGGCCATGCCCGCGCCAACATCGTCTTTGACATTGTCTATCGCTACCTGAAGTACAGCGGCTATGATGTCACCTACGTGCGCAACTACACCGATGTCGATGACAAGATCATCAACCGCGCCAACGAGCGCGGCATCACCAGCCAGCAGTTGTCCGAGGAATTCATTCAGGCGTTTGATGAGGATATGGCGCGTCTCGGTCTTGATCTGCCGACGGTACAGCCCAAGGCCACCGAGCACATCGACCATATCATTGCGCTGGTTGAGCGGCTGATTGCCAACGGCAAAGCCTACCCCAGTGACGGCGACGTCTATTTTGCCGTGGAAAGTTTTAACGACTATCTCAAGTTGAGCAAGCGCAATCTCGACGAGATGCAGGCCGGTGCCCGCATTGCGCCTGGCGAGAAAAAACGCAACCCCATGGACTTTGCCCTGTGGAAGGCGGCCAAACCCGGCGAGCCGTTCTGGGAATCGCCGTGGGGCAAAGGGCGTCCCGGCTGGCACATCGAGTGTTCGGCCATGGGCATGGAATATCTCGGTGAATCCTTCGATATTCACGGCGGTGGCAAAGACCTGGTCTTTCCCCACCATGAAAATGAGATCGCCCAAAGTGAGGCGGCCACCGGCCAGCCGTTCGTCAAATACTGGCTGCACAACGGCTTCGTCAACGTTAATCAGGAGAAGATGAGCAAGTCGCTGGGCAATTTCTTCACCATCCGCGACATCCTCAAAACCTACGATCCGGAAGTAGTGCGCTTCTTCATCCTGTCGGCTCACTACCGTTCGCCCATTGATTTCTCCGACCAGAACCTTAAAGAAGCGCGTCTCGGCTTGTCTCGCTTCTACGAGGGACTACAGGCAGCGGCCGAGGTGCTGGCCGTGTGCCCGCCGAGTGAAGTTGAAGCCACGGATGGGGCCGAACTGGCCGCCAAGTTCCGTGAGGCCATGGACGATGACTTCAACACCGCCCAGGCCATCGGCTATCTGTTTGAAGGCATTCGCACCATGAACCGCCTCATGGCCACCAAGAAGTTCAGCAAAAAAGCCGATCTGGTGGCATCGGTACGTTCGCTGTACGACACCTTCCTCGAACTGGGTAAGGTGCTGGGCATGTTTGGTTCCGAGCCAAAGGAATGGCTCAACCAGCAGCGCATGGCCGCACTGGCTGATTTGAACATCACCGTCGAGGAGATTGAAGCGCTGATCGCTGATCGCCTTCAGGCACGCCAGGACAAAGACTTTGCCCGTTCCGATGCCATTCGCGATGAGCTGGCAGACAAAGGTATTTTGCTGTTGGACGGTGCCGGGGGCACCGACTGGAAAATTAAATAA
- a CDS encoding glutamine--tRNA ligase/YqeY domain fusion protein, translating into MSTEATETQPKDFIRNIIVEDLANKKHDGRLATRFPPEPNGYLHIGHAKSICLNFGVAEEMGGVCHLRFDDTNPVKEETEFIDAIKDDVRWLGFDWGEHEYYASNYFEQLYAFAVQLIKAGKAYVDDLTGEQMRELRGTLTEPGQNSPHRDRSVEENLDLFERMRNGEFKDGEKVLRAKIDMAAPNMNLRDPAMYRILKAHHHRTGDAWCIYPMYDFAHGQSDSIEQITHSICTLEFADHRPLYDWFIEQLGIFAPRQYEFARLNLGYTVMSKRKLQQLVAEKHVSGWDDPRMPTLVGMRRRGFPAKAIRTFCERIGVGKSDSWIDMSVLEDCVREELNDEAPRAMCVLDPLKLVITDYPEGQEEMFSAPIHPQKPEMGQRQIPFSREVYIEREDFMEDPPKKFFRLGPGREVRLRYGYVVKCEEVIYNDAGEVVELRCSHDPATLGAAPEGRKVKGIIHWVSAASALPVEVRQYDRLFNVESPGANKDVDFRDEINPESMKVLSPCYAEPGLASATAGQAYQFERLGYFCVDSRDSRPDALVFNRTVTLRDSWAKEK; encoded by the coding sequence ATGAGTACCGAGGCGACTGAAACCCAGCCTAAAGATTTTATTCGCAATATCATTGTCGAAGATCTGGCCAATAAGAAACACGACGGCCGCCTGGCCACCCGTTTTCCGCCGGAGCCCAACGGCTATCTGCACATCGGTCATGCTAAATCGATCTGTCTCAACTTTGGGGTGGCTGAAGAAATGGGCGGCGTTTGCCACCTGCGTTTTGACGATACGAATCCGGTCAAAGAGGAGACCGAGTTCATTGACGCGATTAAGGACGATGTGCGTTGGCTCGGCTTTGACTGGGGTGAACACGAATACTACGCCTCCAACTATTTTGAACAGCTCTACGCCTTTGCCGTGCAACTGATCAAAGCGGGCAAAGCCTACGTCGATGATCTCACCGGCGAACAGATGCGAGAACTGCGCGGCACCCTGACCGAGCCGGGCCAAAACAGCCCGCATCGTGACCGCAGTGTCGAAGAAAATCTCGACCTGTTCGAGCGCATGCGCAACGGCGAGTTCAAGGATGGCGAAAAGGTGCTACGCGCCAAGATCGATATGGCCGCACCCAACATGAATCTGCGCGACCCGGCCATGTACCGCATCCTCAAGGCGCATCACCATCGTACCGGCGATGCCTGGTGCATCTATCCCATGTACGACTTTGCCCATGGTCAGTCTGATTCTATTGAACAGATTACCCACTCGATCTGTACCCTGGAGTTTGCCGACCATCGCCCGTTGTACGACTGGTTTATCGAGCAGCTGGGCATCTTTGCCCCACGCCAGTACGAGTTTGCCCGCCTCAATCTTGGTTACACGGTGATGAGCAAGCGCAAGCTGCAACAGCTGGTGGCGGAAAAGCATGTTTCCGGGTGGGATGATCCCCGTATGCCCACTCTGGTCGGCATGCGCCGCCGCGGCTTCCCGGCCAAAGCGATTCGCACCTTCTGCGAGCGGATCGGCGTCGGCAAGAGCGACAGTTGGATCGACATGAGCGTACTGGAAGATTGCGTACGTGAGGAGCTGAATGACGAAGCGCCGCGCGCCATGTGCGTGCTTGATCCCCTCAAACTGGTGATTACCGACTACCCCGAAGGGCAGGAGGAGATGTTCAGCGCCCCGATCCATCCGCAAAAACCGGAGATGGGCCAACGGCAGATCCCGTTCAGCCGCGAAGTGTATATTGAGCGCGAAGATTTCATGGAAGATCCTCCAAAGAAGTTTTTCCGTCTCGGCCCCGGTCGCGAGGTGCGCCTGCGCTACGGCTATGTGGTCAAGTGCGAAGAGGTGATTTACAACGATGCCGGTGAGGTGGTGGAGCTGCGTTGCAGCCATGATCCCGCCACTCTGGGCGCGGCTCCCGAAGGGCGCAAGGTCAAGGGGATCATTCACTGGGTGTCCGCGGCTTCGGCCTTGCCGGTCGAGGTGCGTCAGTACGATCGCCTGTTCAACGTTGAAAGTCCGGGCGCGAACAAGGATGTGGACTTCCGCGATGAGATCAATCCCGAGTCGATGAAGGTGCTGTCCCCCTGCTATGCTGAACCGGGTCTGGCTTCGGCCACGGCCGGGCAAGCCTATCAGTTTGAACGTCTCGGTTATTTTTGTGTCGACAGTCGCGATTCGCGACCCGACGCCCTGGTGTTCAACCGCACCGTAACCCTGCGTGATTCGTGGGCCAAAGAAAAATAG
- the ispF gene encoding 2-C-methyl-D-erythritol 2,4-cyclodiphosphate synthase — translation MMRIGQGYDVHRLVEDRKLILGGVDVPHSLGLLGHSDADVLLHAICDAILGALAAGDIGQHFPDTDPQFKGISSLTLLQRVIELAATRGWRLGNLDSTIVAQRPRLAEYLPQMVENIARICQASPDQINVKATTTEKLGFEGQQEGISAQAVVLLTRRNQHNQGKVIAQL, via the coding sequence ATGATGCGTATTGGGCAAGGTTATGACGTGCATCGTCTGGTCGAAGATCGCAAGCTGATTTTAGGGGGCGTTGACGTGCCCCATAGTCTCGGCCTGCTCGGTCATTCCGATGCCGATGTGTTGCTGCATGCCATCTGTGATGCCATTCTCGGCGCTTTGGCTGCCGGTGATATCGGCCAACATTTTCCCGACACGGATCCACAATTTAAAGGCATTTCCAGTCTGACTCTGCTACAAAGGGTGATTGAGCTGGCCGCGACGCGCGGCTGGCGCCTCGGCAATCTCGACAGTACCATTGTTGCCCAGCGGCCCCGGCTGGCCGAGTATCTGCCGCAGATGGTCGAGAACATTGCCCGGATCTGTCAGGCCAGCCCCGACCAGATCAACGTCAAGGCAACCACTACGGAAAAATTAGGTTTTGAAGGACAGCAGGAAGGCATCTCCGCCCAAGCTGTGGTTCTTCTGACACGACGAAATCAGCACAACCAAGGAAAGGTGATCGCGCAATTATGA
- the ispD gene encoding 2-C-methyl-D-erythritol 4-phosphate cytidylyltransferase encodes MSVIVLIPAAGLGRRMGTSVHKQYLCLQGRPVLAHTLSAFQEHPCVDHIYVIAPADQVGFCRQDIIEPGGFTKVRDVIAGGQERQDSVRLGLEACRADDNDIVLIHDGVRPLFDGDLLDGVLKAVDVSGRCVVGVPVKDTIKEVDNGFVVATPERKRLWAAQTPQAFRYHEIMTAHRLAYEQNYTGTDDASLLEWQGKPVAVVEGSYRNIKITTPEDLLVAEAFLANDERRNK; translated from the coding sequence ATGAGTGTCATTGTCTTGATTCCCGCAGCGGGGCTTGGCCGCCGCATGGGGACCTCTGTGCATAAGCAGTATTTATGTTTGCAGGGACGTCCTGTCCTTGCGCATACCCTGTCTGCTTTCCAAGAACATCCCTGCGTTGACCACATCTATGTCATTGCTCCCGCTGATCAGGTCGGATTTTGTCGTCAGGACATTATTGAACCCGGAGGTTTCACAAAGGTGCGTGACGTTATTGCCGGTGGGCAAGAACGTCAGGATTCCGTGCGTCTTGGTCTTGAAGCCTGTCGCGCCGATGACAACGATATTGTGTTGATTCATGACGGAGTGCGACCTTTGTTTGACGGCGACCTGCTGGATGGTGTACTAAAGGCGGTTGATGTGTCAGGTCGCTGCGTGGTCGGCGTTCCGGTGAAGGACACCATCAAGGAAGTGGACAATGGTTTTGTCGTTGCTACACCAGAACGCAAACGTCTGTGGGCGGCGCAGACTCCACAGGCATTTCGCTATCACGAAATTATGACCGCACATCGTCTGGCGTATGAACAGAACTACACTGGGACTGATGATGCGTCTCTGTTGGAATGGCAGGGCAAGCCGGTGGCCGTGGTCGAAGGCAGTTACCGCAATATCAAGATCACCACGCCGGAAGATCTGCTGGTTGCTGAAGCCTTTTTGGCGAACGATGAGAGGCGAAACAAATGA
- a CDS encoding CarD family transcriptional regulator — MLFNVGDKAVYPAQGVGIIEAIETKEFSGEEHDFYVLRICDSDMTIMVPTANAEQVGMRGLVDKAHVQKVYDVLQNTDAMAGSISSWSRRQREYNEKIKSGDLLEVAAVLRELYVIGNGKELSYGEKKVLELARRLVVKEVAFAEGVAEDQICSRVERVFHN, encoded by the coding sequence ATGTTGTTTAATGTTGGGGATAAGGCGGTTTATCCTGCTCAAGGTGTTGGAATTATCGAGGCCATTGAGACCAAAGAATTCTCGGGGGAGGAGCACGATTTTTATGTCCTGCGTATTTGTGACAGTGACATGACGATTATGGTTCCCACGGCCAATGCCGAGCAGGTAGGTATGCGTGGTTTGGTTGATAAGGCACACGTTCAGAAAGTTTATGACGTGCTTCAGAATACCGATGCCATGGCTGGGAGTATTTCCTCCTGGAGCCGACGTCAGCGGGAGTACAACGAAAAAATCAAGTCCGGTGACCTGCTGGAAGTTGCCGCTGTCTTGCGTGAACTGTATGTGATCGGCAACGGCAAGGAACTGTCCTATGGTGAAAAAAAGGTGCTTGAATTGGCGCGCCGTCTGGTGGTCAAGGAAGTCGCTTTTGCCGAAGGCGTGGCTGAAGACCAGATCTGTAGTCGGGTCGAACGCGTTTTTCATAACTAG
- a CDS encoding tetratricopeptide repeat protein: MFLRLTLILLAVLLLQFSQVSFAKATAPGFADSLFSEGDYFRAITEYKRFLYDHPDNTNAPRAQLNIARCYLQAERWDEASNALERVIAAFPTSLEADLARILSLESTFKQGNYPATLQADGETALNSPALLDQQQRLRIWALAYQGNYQKAFSLNMDRLGYPDKQGLRELEQLPVKSPALAGTLSAILPGSGQLYAERYREAGLALLLNAAFLAGGLQAIDTGNEILGGILLFFEAGWYGGNIYNAMNSVHKYNRDLQQTTLMNIRQRSHFSLLLDDTSTILQLTAPLD; this comes from the coding sequence ATGTTTTTGCGTTTAACACTGATCCTGCTGGCGGTTTTATTGCTACAATTTTCACAGGTTAGTTTCGCTAAAGCCACAGCCCCGGGCTTTGCGGACAGCCTGTTCTCTGAAGGCGACTATTTTCGCGCCATCACCGAGTACAAACGTTTCCTTTACGATCATCCTGACAACACAAACGCGCCCCGAGCCCAACTCAACATCGCACGCTGCTATCTGCAGGCGGAACGCTGGGACGAGGCATCAAACGCACTAGAACGCGTTATTGCCGCTTTTCCCACCTCTCTTGAAGCCGATCTGGCCCGGATTCTTAGCCTGGAAAGCACCTTCAAACAAGGGAACTACCCGGCAACATTACAAGCGGATGGCGAGACAGCCCTCAACAGTCCGGCACTACTCGATCAACAACAACGTCTACGCATCTGGGCCTTAGCATACCAAGGCAACTACCAGAAAGCGTTCTCACTCAACATGGATAGGCTGGGCTATCCAGACAAACAGGGCCTGAGAGAACTTGAACAATTGCCGGTTAAATCGCCGGCCCTGGCCGGAACACTTTCTGCGATTCTGCCTGGAAGCGGCCAACTGTATGCTGAGCGCTATCGCGAAGCAGGCTTGGCCCTTCTGCTTAATGCCGCCTTTCTGGCTGGAGGCCTCCAGGCTATTGATACCGGCAATGAAATCCTCGGCGGCATCCTGTTATTTTTTGAGGCGGGATGGTACGGCGGCAATATTTACAACGCTATGAACAGTGTGCATAAATACAACCGGGACCTGCAACAGACGACACTGATGAACATCCGCCAGCGTAGCCACTTCTCTTTGCTCCTGGATGACACATCGACCATTCTTCAACTCACAGCACCTTTGGATTAA